Within the Achromobacter spanius genome, the region CGATCACTTCGTTGCCCGCCATGCGGTCGGCGGCGCGTATTGATTCCGTTGTCGTACTTGTTTTTCTTCCACCAAACCCCCTAATTCCAATTTGGAACCAGGAGTTGCAATGATGAAAGTTCTGCGCCCCACCAAGCTGATGGCCGCCGCCGCGGTGGCCTTCGGCGTGCTCACTTCGCCGTTGGCGCATGCGTCCAAGGACGTGACGTTTGCCGTCTCCATCGCACTGGAAACGCTTGATCCGTACAACACCAACAGCACCCTGAACCAGGCTGCCGGCAAGGCCTACTACGAAGGCCTGTTCGAATTCGACAAGGACCTGAAGATCCAGAAGGTGCTGGCCACCGACTACTCGGTCAGCGAAGACGGCCTGGTCTACACGTTCAAGCTGCGTCCCGGCGTGAAGTTCCACGACGGCACCGACTTCAACGCCGAAGCGGTCAAGGTCAACTTCGATCGTCCGTCCAACCCGGACAACCGCCTGTCGCGCTACATCCAGTTCAGCGTCATCGACAAGACCGAAGTGGTTGACCCGATGACCGTCAAGATCACGCTGAAGAAGCCGTTCTCGGCCTTCATCAACGCGCTGGCCCACCCGGCCGCCATGATGATCTCGCCGGCTGCCCTGGCCAAGTACGGCAAGGAAATCGGTTTCCACCCGGTGGGCACCGGCCCGTTCGAATTCGTCGAATGGAAGCCGGCTGAATACCTGAAGGTCAAGAAGTTCGACGGCTACTGGAAGAAGGGCTACCCCAAGGTCGACACGCTGACCTTCCGTACCGTGACCGACAACAACACCCGCGCCGCCGTGGTGCAGACGGGCGAAGCGCAGTTCGCTTTCCCGGTGCCGTTCGAGCAAGCCGCCGTGCTGAAGAAGAACGACAAGCTGGACGTGGTCGATCACCAGAACTCGATCATGGCCCGCTACCTGTCGATGAACACGCAGCAAAAGCCGTTCGACAACGTCAAGGTGCGTGAAGCCATCAACTACGCCATCAACAAGGAAGCCCTGGCCAAGGTCGCTTTCTCGGGCTATGCCACCGTCGTTGACGGCGTGGTGCCCAAGGGCGTGGACTACGCGCACAAGACCGGCCCGTGGCCGTATGACCTGAAGAAGGCCAAGGCCCTGTTGGCCGAAGCTGGCTATCCCAACGGCTTTGAAAGCACCCTGTGGTCCGCCTATAACGACGGCACTTCGGTGAAGGTGGTTCAGTTCCTGCAGCAGCAGCTGGCGCAAGTCGGCATCAAGGTGCAAGTGGAAGTGCTGGAATCGGGTCAGCGCGTGCAGCGTGTGCAGCAAGTGCAAAAGCCGGAAGATGCCAAGGTCCGCATGTACTACGCTGGCTGGTCGTCCTCGACGGGCGAAGCCGACTGGGGCCTGCGTCCGCTGCTGACCACCCCCGCTTTCCCGCCGGTGCTGAACAACGTGTCCTACTACTCGAACAAGTCGGTTGACGACGGCGTTCAAGAAGCCCTGGCCACGACCGACCGCGCCAAGAAGACCGAAATCTACAAGAACGTTCAGGAAACCATCTGGAAGGATGCCCCGTGGGCCTTCCTGGTGACCCAGAACAACCTGTATGTGAAGTCGAAGAACCTGTCGGGCGTGTACGTGGAACCGGACACCTCGTTCTGGTTCGGCGACATCGACCTGAAGCAGTAAACCTAGCAGTCACTCTCGGGGCCTTCGGGCCCTTGTAAGGCCACATTCGGCGGGGGCGCGGTGTCCCCGCCGATGTTGCAGGAATTTCAATGCTGACCTACATCGTCAAACGTCTTCTGGGCATGATCCCCACGCTGCTGCTGGTAGCCGTGGTCGTGTTCCTGTTTGTGCACATGCTTCCGGGCGACCCGGCGCGACTGGCCGCGGGCCAGGAGGCCGACCAGCAAACCGTTGAGCTCGTGCGCAAGGAACTTGGGCTGGATCTGCCCCTGCCGCAGCAGTTCGTGCGCTACTTCAGCAACATGCTGCAAGGCGACCTGGGTACCTCGCTGCGTACCAAGCGCCCCGTCTCGACCGAAATTTCCGACCGCTTCATGCCCACGCTGTGGCTGACGCTCGCCAGCATGGCGTGGTCAGTCACCTTCGGCATGATCATCGGCATTGTCTCGGCAGTCTGGCGCAATCGGTGGCCCGACCGTCTTGGCATGACGCTGGCGGTGTCAGGCATTTCTTTTCCCGCGTTCGCGCTGGGCATGATGCTGATGCAGGTGTTCTCCGTGAATCTGGGCTGGCTGCCAACCGTGGGCGCCTCCAGTTGGAAACACTACATCCTGCCGTCCATCACGCTGGGCGCCGCGGTAGCTGCCGTCATGGCGCGCTTTACCCGGGCTTCTTTCGTGGAAGTCATCCAGGAAGACTTCGTGCGCACCGCTCGCGCCAAGGGCCTGACCGAGCGCCGCGTCGTCATCAAGCATGCGCTGCGCAATGCGCTGATTCCGGTCGTTACCATGATGGGCCTGCAATTCGGCTTCTTGCTGGGCGGCTCGATCGTGGTGGAAACCGTCTTCAACTGGCCCGGCCTTGGCCGCCTGCTGGTTGACGCCGTGACCCAACGCGACTATCCGGTGATTCAGGGCCTGGTGCTGCTGTTCTCGCTGGAATTCATCCTGATCAACCTGATTGTCGACGTGCTCTATGGCGTCATCAATCCCAGCATCCGTTACAAGTGAGGCGGCCATGAGCAATACGACACCCGCCACGACCATTGCCGCCGTTCCGAAGAACGACGTGCGTACGCCCGCCACCGAGTTCTGGCGCAAATTCAAGAAGCAGAAGCTGGGCGTGGGCGCCGGCATCTTCGTGCTGCTGCTGGTAGTGATTGCGGCCTTCGCGCCGTGGATCGTGCCCTTCGACGCCGAGAACTTCTTCGACTACGACGCGCTGAACGCCGGCCCGTCGCTGACCCACTGGCTGGGCGTGGATTCGCTGGGCCGCGACATCTTCAGCCGCATCGTCATGGGCGCGCGGATCTCGCTGGCCGCGGGCTTCCTGTCGGTGGCCATGGGCGCCATTGTGGGCACCTTCATGGGCCTGATGGCCGGCTACTACGAAGGCTGGTGGGAACGCATCACCATGCGTATCTCGGACGTGCTGCTGGCATTCCCGGGCATGCTGCTGGCTATCGGCGTGGTGGCCGTGCTGGGTTCCAGCATGATCAACGTGATCGTGGCCGTGGCCGTGTTCAGCGTGCCGGCGTTTGCCCGCCTGGTGCGCGGCAACACGCTGTCGATCAAGCAGATGACCTACGTCGAAGCGGTCAAGAGCGTGGGCGCGTCCGACTGGACGATCATCATGCGCCACATCCTGCCCGGCACGATCTCGCCGATCGTGGTGTACGGCACGATGCGTATCGGCACGTCGATCATCACCGCCGCCAGTCTGTCGTTCCTGGGCATGGGCGCATCGCCTCCCACGCCGGAGTGGGGCGCCATGCTGAACGAAGCGCGCGCCGACATGGTCATTGCCCCGCACGTGGCCATCTTCCCCGCGCTGGCAATCTTCCTGACGGTGCTGGCCTTCAACCTGCTGGGTGACGGCTTGCGCGACGCGCTCGATCCGAAGATCGATCGCAAGTGATAACCGCTAGTAAATAGGAAAAGGCCCCGCTGCCGGGCGGCCCCAAGGCGGGCAGCTAGCTCCGAAGGGGCGCGGCGCGGAGGCTCTACATCTCGCCGTCGCTCCTTAACGAAGGGCGGCGGCGTTTTGCATTAAGGACCTTGGCGAAAACCATGGACAAACAAGCACTGGACCTTCCCCGCATCGGCGTGCTGCCCTCGGGACCCTTGGATTCGATTTGCGACGTGGGTGATGTCACCGTCGGACACTGCACGCTGGCCGACGGCGCGCAACAGACCGGCGTCACCGTCGTGCGCCCGCATGCCGGCGACTCCTATCTGGACAAGGTGCCTGCTGCCGCGACGGTGTTGAACGGCTTCGGCAAAAGCGCCGGCCTGATCCAGGTGCAGGAACTTGGCGTGCTGGAAACGCCCATCGCGCTGACCAACACCTTTGGCGTGGGCACCGTGGCCAACGCGCAGATCCGCCAGGCCATCGCGGCCAACCCGGAAATCGGGCGCGGCATGGCCACCGTGAACCCGTTGGTCTTCGAATGCAATGACGGTTATCTGAACGACATCCAGGCGCTGGCCGTGCAGGAATCGCATTACGTCGATGCTTATGCCAATGCGGCAAAAGCGTTCGCCCAGGGCGCGGTCGGCGCGGGGCGCGGCATGTCGTGCTTTTCGTTCAAGGGAGGCATCGGCTCGGCGTCCCGCGTGGCGTCCATCCAGCCCGGCTTGCGTTATACCGTCGGTGCGCTGGTGCTGGCCAACTTCGGGCGCTTGCCCAACCTGACCGTGGCGGGCCGCCCGTTCGGCCGCCGGCTGGCGGACCAGTTGGACCGTGGCCTGGCGCAGCAAGGCGAGAACGCGGCGATCGTGCCGGAGAAGGGCTCGATCATCTTGCTGCTGGCCACCGACGCGCCGCTGGATTCGCGCCAACTGCGCCGCTTGTCGCTGCGCGCGGGCGCGGGCCTGGCGCGCACGGGATCGGTATTCGGCCACGGCAGCGGCGACATCGCGCTGGCCTTTTCCACCGCCTATACCGTGCCGCAACGGGCCGAGCAGCCCATGCCGGCGGTGGCGATGCTGCATGAAACCCGTATCGACCCGCTGTTTGAAGCGGCCGCCGAGGCCTGCGAGCAAGCCATCATCGCCGCGCTTTGGCGGGCTGATGCCGTCACCGGGCGCGACGGCCATCACCGCGCAGCCATCCGCGAGGCCGCGCCGCAATGGCGCCAATGGCTGTCCGACACCGCATTCTGAATTCATTGAAGGCTGACCCCATGAAGATCCTGATTTCCACCGATATCGAAGGCGTCGCCGGCGTCTTTCACCCCGAGCAGGTCCGCGCCGGCAATGGCGAATACGAGCGCGCTCGCGCCTGGATGACCGCCGAGGCCAACGCCGCCGTGCAAGGCGCGTTCGCGGGCGGCGCCGACGAGATCCTGGTCAATGACTCGCACGGCGGCTTTCGCAACCTGCTGCCCGACGGTCTGGACGAGCGCGCCCGCCTGGTGCTGGGCAAGCCGCGCTACCTGGGCATGATGGGCGGGCTGGAAGAGGGCTGCGACGCCGTCTTCATGATCGGCTATCACTCGCGCTCGCAAGGCCGAGGCATTCTGGCGCACACGATCAACAGCTTTGCGTTCGCGCGCGTGTTCATCAACGGCATGGAGTTGGGCGAAGCGGGCCTGTACGGCGCGCTGGCCGGTGAATTGGACGTGCCGGTGATTTTGGCGTCCGGCGACGACGTGTTCATCTCGGAAACGCGCGACACGTTCCCCGGCGCCGAGTGGGTGCAGACCAAAGTGGCCCATGGCCAGGGCAGTGGGGTGACCTTGTCGCCGACGGCATCGCGCCGCGCCATTGCCGCCGCCGCCGAAACCGCCGTGCGCAAGTTCAAGCAAGGCGTCTCCGCTTCCGGTGAGGTGAAATCCGTTCCTTTCCGCATTGCCGCCCCTATAGAATGCCGGTTGCAGACGCAGAGCGCGGCATTGGCCGACCTGTTCTGCATGTGGCCCACGCTGGAACGCGTGGACGGCGTCACCTTGCGATTCACCGTGGATAGCATGCAGTCGGCCGTCCGCACGCTGAACAGCCTGGCCGCCATGTCTTTCATGTTGCGCTAAGGATTCCATCCCCCATGTCTAGCACTGACGCCCGTATTGCCCAATTGCGGCAGGCCATGAGCCGCCGCGGCCTGTCCGCCTATATCGTTCCGTCTTCGGACCCGCACCTGTCCGAGTACCTGCCGGCGCGCTGGCAGGGGCGGCGCTGGCTGTCGGGCTTCACGGGGTCGGTCGGCACGCTGGTCGTCACGGCCGACTTTGCGGGCTTGTGGGTGGACAGCCGCTACTGGGTGCAGGCCGAGGCGCAACTGGCCGGCACGGGCGTGCAACTGATGAAGATCGCGCTGGCGTCCACGCCGGGCCATGTCGACTGGCTGGCCGCCAATACGCGCGCGGGCGACGTCATTGGCGTAGATGGGCAGGTGCTGGGCCTGGGGGCGTTCCGCGCCTTGTCGGCCGCTGCCGCCACGTCTGGCGCCACACTGGAAATCCGCGCGGACCTGCTGGACGACATCTGGACGGACCGCGCCGGCCTGCCCGACGCGAAGATCTATGAACACGTCGCGCCCGAGGCCTGCGTGGCCCGCGCCGACAAGCTGGCGCAGGTGCGAGACGCCATGCGCGCGCACGGCGCCGACGTGCATTTCATTTGCACGGTGGACGACATTGCGTGGCTGCTGAACCTGCGCGGCGCGGACGTGGATTACAACCCGGTGTTCGTCGGCCATGCCCTGATCGGCCTGGACCACGCCACGCTGTTCGTGGCGGACGGCAAGATCGACGACGCCTTGCGCGCCACGCTGGCCGCCGATGGCGTCGAAGTGGCCGCGTATGCGCAGGCCGCGGATGCCCTGGCTTCGCTGGAACTCGATCAAAAGCTGCTGATTGATCCGGCGCGCGTCACCTGCGGGGTGTTCCACGCCATGGACCCGGCGGTGCCGCGCATTGAAGCGATCAACCCGTCCACCTTGCTGAAGTCGCGCAAGACCGATGCCGAACTGGCCCAGGTGCGGCAAGCAATGGCGCAGGACGGCGCGGCGCTCTGTGAATTCTTCGCGTGGTTCGAAGGCGCACAGGGCAAGGAAACCATTACCGAACTGACGATCGACGAGCAGATCACCGCCGCTCGCGCGCGCCGCCCGGCTTACGTCTGCCCCAGCTTCGCCACCATCGCCGGCTTCAACGCCAATGGCGCCATGCCGCATTACCGCGCCACGCCGGAATCGCACGCCACCATCGAAGGCGATGGCTTGCTGCTGATTGATTCGGGTGGCCAGTACCTGGGCGGCACGACGGACATTACACGCGTGGTCGCGGTGGGCACGCCCAGCGCCGACCAGAAAGTGGATTTCACGCTGGTGCTCAAGGGCATGATCGCGCTGTCGCGCGCGTCCTTCCCGCGCGGCACGCCGTCGCCCATGCTGGATGCGATTGCGCGTGCTCCCATCTGGGAAGGCGGTGCGGAATACGGCCATGGCACCGGTCACGGCGTGGGCTATTTCCTGAACGTGCACGAAGGCCCGCAAGTGATTTCCTACCGCGCCATGCCGGGTCCGCACACCGCGATGGAGCCGGGCATGATCACGTCGAACGAGCCAGGCATCTACCGCCCAGGCCGTTGGGGCGTGCGTATCGAAAACCTGGTCGCCAACCGCAGCTGGCTGACGTCGGAGCTGGGCGAATTCCTGTGCTTTGAAACCTTGACGCTGTGCCCGATCGACACGCGCTGCATTGAAGTACCGTTGCTGCGCACCGACGAAATCGCCTGGCTGAACGACTATCACAAGACGGTCTTCGACCGCCTGTCACCCTTGGTGCAAGGCGAAGCCCTGGCCTGGCTGGAACGCAGCACGGCGCCGCTAAACGCGTAAGCACCACGCGGCACCGCCCGATGGGTTACGCGCGGCATGCGGCAAGTCACAGATGCCCAGCCGCGCGCGCTTCACCCATCCTACGATGCGGGTCCGTAGGATGGGTGAAGCGCGCCAGATCCAAGGCAAG harbors:
- the gsiB gene encoding glutathione ABC transporter substrate-binding protein GsiB; amino-acid sequence: MMKVLRPTKLMAAAAVAFGVLTSPLAHASKDVTFAVSIALETLDPYNTNSTLNQAAGKAYYEGLFEFDKDLKIQKVLATDYSVSEDGLVYTFKLRPGVKFHDGTDFNAEAVKVNFDRPSNPDNRLSRYIQFSVIDKTEVVDPMTVKITLKKPFSAFINALAHPAAMMISPAALAKYGKEIGFHPVGTGPFEFVEWKPAEYLKVKKFDGYWKKGYPKVDTLTFRTVTDNNTRAAVVQTGEAQFAFPVPFEQAAVLKKNDKLDVVDHQNSIMARYLSMNTQQKPFDNVKVREAINYAINKEALAKVAFSGYATVVDGVVPKGVDYAHKTGPWPYDLKKAKALLAEAGYPNGFESTLWSAYNDGTSVKVVQFLQQQLAQVGIKVQVEVLESGQRVQRVQQVQKPEDAKVRMYYAGWSSSTGEADWGLRPLLTTPAFPPVLNNVSYYSNKSVDDGVQEALATTDRAKKTEIYKNVQETIWKDAPWAFLVTQNNLYVKSKNLSGVYVEPDTSFWFGDIDLKQ
- the gsiC gene encoding glutathione ABC transporter permease GsiC, producing MLTYIVKRLLGMIPTLLLVAVVVFLFVHMLPGDPARLAAGQEADQQTVELVRKELGLDLPLPQQFVRYFSNMLQGDLGTSLRTKRPVSTEISDRFMPTLWLTLASMAWSVTFGMIIGIVSAVWRNRWPDRLGMTLAVSGISFPAFALGMMLMQVFSVNLGWLPTVGASSWKHYILPSITLGAAVAAVMARFTRASFVEVIQEDFVRTARAKGLTERRVVIKHALRNALIPVVTMMGLQFGFLLGGSIVVETVFNWPGLGRLLVDAVTQRDYPVIQGLVLLFSLEFILINLIVDVLYGVINPSIRYK
- the gsiD gene encoding glutathione ABC transporter permease GsiD, whose product is MSNTTPATTIAAVPKNDVRTPATEFWRKFKKQKLGVGAGIFVLLLVVIAAFAPWIVPFDAENFFDYDALNAGPSLTHWLGVDSLGRDIFSRIVMGARISLAAGFLSVAMGAIVGTFMGLMAGYYEGWWERITMRISDVLLAFPGMLLAIGVVAVLGSSMINVIVAVAVFSVPAFARLVRGNTLSIKQMTYVEAVKSVGASDWTIIMRHILPGTISPIVVYGTMRIGTSIITAASLSFLGMGASPPTPEWGAMLNEARADMVIAPHVAIFPALAIFLTVLAFNLLGDGLRDALDPKIDRK
- a CDS encoding P1 family peptidase; amino-acid sequence: MDKQALDLPRIGVLPSGPLDSICDVGDVTVGHCTLADGAQQTGVTVVRPHAGDSYLDKVPAAATVLNGFGKSAGLIQVQELGVLETPIALTNTFGVGTVANAQIRQAIAANPEIGRGMATVNPLVFECNDGYLNDIQALAVQESHYVDAYANAAKAFAQGAVGAGRGMSCFSFKGGIGSASRVASIQPGLRYTVGALVLANFGRLPNLTVAGRPFGRRLADQLDRGLAQQGENAAIVPEKGSIILLLATDAPLDSRQLRRLSLRAGAGLARTGSVFGHGSGDIALAFSTAYTVPQRAEQPMPAVAMLHETRIDPLFEAAAEACEQAIIAALWRADAVTGRDGHHRAAIREAAPQWRQWLSDTAF
- a CDS encoding M55 family metallopeptidase, producing the protein MKILISTDIEGVAGVFHPEQVRAGNGEYERARAWMTAEANAAVQGAFAGGADEILVNDSHGGFRNLLPDGLDERARLVLGKPRYLGMMGGLEEGCDAVFMIGYHSRSQGRGILAHTINSFAFARVFINGMELGEAGLYGALAGELDVPVILASGDDVFISETRDTFPGAEWVQTKVAHGQGSGVTLSPTASRRAIAAAAETAVRKFKQGVSASGEVKSVPFRIAAPIECRLQTQSAALADLFCMWPTLERVDGVTLRFTVDSMQSAVRTLNSLAAMSFMLR
- a CDS encoding aminopeptidase P family protein, which produces MSSTDARIAQLRQAMSRRGLSAYIVPSSDPHLSEYLPARWQGRRWLSGFTGSVGTLVVTADFAGLWVDSRYWVQAEAQLAGTGVQLMKIALASTPGHVDWLAANTRAGDVIGVDGQVLGLGAFRALSAAAATSGATLEIRADLLDDIWTDRAGLPDAKIYEHVAPEACVARADKLAQVRDAMRAHGADVHFICTVDDIAWLLNLRGADVDYNPVFVGHALIGLDHATLFVADGKIDDALRATLAADGVEVAAYAQAADALASLELDQKLLIDPARVTCGVFHAMDPAVPRIEAINPSTLLKSRKTDAELAQVRQAMAQDGAALCEFFAWFEGAQGKETITELTIDEQITAARARRPAYVCPSFATIAGFNANGAMPHYRATPESHATIEGDGLLLIDSGGQYLGGTTDITRVVAVGTPSADQKVDFTLVLKGMIALSRASFPRGTPSPMLDAIARAPIWEGGAEYGHGTGHGVGYFLNVHEGPQVISYRAMPGPHTAMEPGMITSNEPGIYRPGRWGVRIENLVANRSWLTSELGEFLCFETLTLCPIDTRCIEVPLLRTDEIAWLNDYHKTVFDRLSPLVQGEALAWLERSTAPLNA